One genomic window of Geodermatophilus sp. DSM 44513 includes the following:
- a CDS encoding DUF6104 family protein: MYSTDRGLEELADRRGEEQVTLAWLAGQLQAFVDQHPDFEVPVERLATWLARGGTDDDED; the protein is encoded by the coding sequence GTGTACTCCACCGATCGGGGCCTGGAGGAGCTGGCCGACCGGCGGGGCGAGGAGCAGGTGACCCTCGCCTGGCTGGCCGGCCAGCTGCAGGCCTTCGTCGACCAGCACCCCGACTTCGAGGTGCCGGTCGAGCGGCTGGCCACCTGGCTGGCCCGCGGCGGCACCGACGACGACGAGGACTGA
- a CDS encoding metal-dependent hydrolase: MLGHSHALSGLAAGAATLPWAPVGGTVGQVAWIAAVGGMAMLPDLDHSGSTVSDMWGPLTDVPSGAIGRLARGHRWGTHDAVLAPLVFGALALAAADAYWSSLLLLSLAIGLALRALHFVIPGRAENTVVGNLVLSWCGAWLLLEHTAQPGWLPWAVALGVLTHIGGDAITTQGVPVPLLWVVRRARVALTPMRTGTALETGVLVPAFVLATLWCVYLNTDVRGAVDPLLQALPGLSG, encoded by the coding sequence GTGCTCGGTCACTCGCACGCGCTGTCGGGGCTCGCCGCCGGTGCCGCCACGCTGCCCTGGGCCCCGGTCGGCGGCACCGTCGGGCAGGTCGCCTGGATCGCCGCCGTCGGCGGGATGGCCATGCTGCCCGACCTGGACCACAGCGGGTCCACCGTCTCGGACATGTGGGGCCCGCTCACCGACGTCCCCTCCGGTGCGATCGGCCGGCTGGCCCGGGGGCACCGCTGGGGTACCCACGACGCCGTCCTCGCGCCCCTCGTCTTCGGTGCGCTGGCCCTGGCCGCGGCCGACGCCTACTGGTCCAGCCTGCTGCTGCTGAGCCTGGCGATCGGGCTGGCGCTGCGCGCGCTGCACTTCGTCATCCCCGGACGCGCAGAGAACACCGTCGTGGGCAACCTGGTGCTCTCCTGGTGCGGGGCGTGGCTGCTGCTGGAGCACACCGCCCAGCCCGGGTGGCTGCCGTGGGCGGTGGCGCTGGGGGTGCTCACCCACATCGGCGGCGACGCGATCACCACGCAGGGCGTACCGGTGCCCCTGCTGTGGGTGGTCCGGCGCGCCCGCGTGGCGCTGACGCCGATGCGCACCGGGACGGCGCTGGAGACCGGTGTCCTGGTGCCGGCCTTCGTGCTGGCCACGCTGTGGTGCGTCTACCTCAACACCGACGTCCGCGGGGCGGTCGACCCGCTGCTGCAGGCCCTGCCCGGCCTCAGCGGGTGA
- a CDS encoding NADP-dependent malic enzyme has protein sequence MSTQQLDGTADRFADDPAFAVHEGGKLVVRPTRGIESVADLALTYTPGVARVSSAIAAEPALADRFTWAPRVVAVVSDGTAVLGLGDIGPAAALPVMEGKACLFSEFAGLSSVPVVLSTTDVDAIVETVVAIAPSFGGINLEDISAPRCFEIEDRLRERLDIPVMHDDQHGTAIVVLAALRNAARVVGRELADLRVVVSGAGAAGVACTKILLGAGVGELAVADSRGVLHTGREDLTPVKRWLAENTNGSGYAGTMVGALEGADVYLGLSGGSVPESAIASMARDCIVFSLANPIPEVDPEMAARYAAVVATGRSNEPNQINNVLAFPGVFRGAIDAGATGITEEMKLAAATAIADVVGEEVRADYVVPSPLDRRVAEAVAAAVADRAREQGVTR, from the coding sequence ATGAGCACCCAGCAGCTGGACGGGACGGCCGACCGGTTCGCCGACGACCCGGCGTTCGCGGTGCACGAGGGCGGCAAGCTGGTCGTCCGCCCCACCCGCGGCATCGAGTCGGTGGCCGACCTGGCGCTGACCTACACCCCGGGGGTCGCCCGGGTGTCCAGCGCGATCGCCGCGGAGCCCGCCCTCGCCGACCGGTTCACCTGGGCCCCGCGCGTGGTCGCGGTGGTCTCCGACGGCACCGCCGTGCTGGGGCTCGGTGACATCGGACCCGCCGCCGCGCTGCCGGTGATGGAGGGCAAGGCCTGCCTGTTCAGCGAGTTCGCCGGTCTGTCGTCGGTGCCGGTGGTGCTGTCGACGACCGACGTGGACGCCATCGTGGAGACGGTCGTGGCGATCGCGCCGTCCTTCGGCGGCATCAACCTCGAGGACATCAGCGCCCCCCGCTGCTTCGAGATCGAGGACCGGCTGCGCGAGCGGCTGGACATCCCGGTCATGCACGACGACCAGCACGGGACGGCGATCGTCGTGCTGGCCGCGCTGCGCAACGCCGCCCGGGTCGTGGGTCGCGAGCTGGCCGACCTGCGGGTCGTCGTCTCCGGCGCCGGTGCGGCCGGGGTCGCCTGCACCAAGATCCTGCTGGGGGCCGGCGTGGGGGAGCTCGCCGTGGCCGACTCCCGGGGCGTGCTGCACACCGGCCGGGAGGACCTCACCCCGGTCAAGCGCTGGCTCGCCGAGAACACCAACGGCTCCGGCTACGCCGGCACGATGGTCGGGGCGCTGGAGGGCGCCGACGTCTACCTGGGGTTGTCCGGCGGCTCGGTGCCCGAGTCGGCGATCGCCTCGATGGCGCGGGACTGCATCGTGTTCTCGCTGGCCAACCCGATCCCCGAGGTCGACCCGGAGATGGCGGCCCGGTACGCCGCGGTGGTGGCCACCGGGCGCAGCAACGAGCCCAACCAGATCAACAACGTGCTCGCCTTCCCCGGCGTCTTCCGCGGCGCCATCGACGCCGGCGCCACCGGCATCACCGAGGAGATGAAGCTGGCCGCGGCGACCGCCATCGCCGACGTCGTGGGCGAGGAGGTGCGCGCCGACTACGTGGTGCCCAGCCCGCTGGACCGGCGGGTCGCCGAGGCCGTCGCGGCCGCCGTCGCCGACCGGGCCCGCGAGCAGGGCGTCACCCGCTGA